One stretch of Limnohabitans sp. DNA includes these proteins:
- a CDS encoding SIS domain-containing protein — translation MLDRIKACLPSLAPAEQRVGKLVLTDPRAFANLPVTELADRAHVSKPTVVRFCRSVGYDGLSDFKLKLAGSVSEGVPFIHRSVDADDKTSDIAVKVIDNTVAAFLKYRNDASFFALDHAAQALAATQKTNRRIEFYGVGNSGIVAQDAQHKFFRLGVNAIAYSDGHMQVMSASMLQPGDCAVIISNSGRTRDLMDACDIAKKQGATTIVITASGSPLASAGHIHLTADHPEGYDKYSPMVSRLLHLLIIDILATTVALRIGEALQPALRDMKKNLSSKRYT, via the coding sequence ATGCTCGACCGAATCAAAGCCTGCCTGCCCTCGCTGGCGCCAGCCGAGCAACGCGTGGGCAAGCTGGTGCTGACCGACCCCCGCGCCTTTGCCAACTTGCCCGTGACCGAACTGGCCGACCGCGCCCATGTCAGCAAACCCACCGTGGTCCGCTTTTGTCGCAGCGTGGGTTACGACGGCTTGTCCGACTTCAAACTCAAACTGGCCGGCAGCGTCAGCGAAGGCGTGCCCTTCATCCACCGCAGTGTGGACGCCGACGACAAAACCAGCGACATCGCCGTCAAGGTCATCGACAACACCGTGGCCGCGTTTTTGAAGTACCGCAACGACGCCAGTTTCTTCGCGCTGGACCATGCGGCCCAAGCCCTGGCCGCCACACAAAAAACCAACCGCCGCATCGAGTTTTATGGCGTGGGCAACTCCGGCATCGTGGCGCAAGACGCTCAGCACAAATTCTTCCGTCTGGGCGTCAACGCCATCGCCTACAGCGACGGCCACATGCAGGTCATGAGCGCCTCCATGCTCCAGCCGGGAGACTGCGCCGTCATCATCTCCAACTCGGGCCGCACGCGTGACCTGATGGACGCCTGCGACATTGCCAAAAAACAAGGGGCCACAACCATCGTCATCACTGCCAGCGGTTCGCCCCTGGCCAGCGCCGGGCACATCCACCTGACAGCCGACCACCCCGAGGGCTATGACAAATACAGCCCCATGGTCTCGCGATTGCTGCACCTGCTCATCATCGACATCCTGGCCACCACAGTCGCCCTGCGCATCGGCGAAGCCCTGCAACCGGCCCTGCGCGACATGAAGAAAAACCTCAGCAGCAAGCGCTACACCTGA
- a CDS encoding peptide chain release factor 3: MTYANETRRRRTFAIISHPDAGKTTLTEKLLLFSGAIQIAGSVKARKASRHATSDWMEIEKQRGISVASSVMQMLYRDHVINLLDTPGHKDFSEDTYRVLTAVDSALMVIDAANGVEAQTRRLIEVCRQRNTPIITFVNKMDREVRDPLDILDEVERELGMPCVPMTWPIGQGKSFGGIVNLRTKAMTVFDSGSERLPQDFETISLTEQAQLAERFGLEWQTAMDSMELATGASPAFDEAAFLSGKQTPVFFGSGVNNFGVMEVLDALVDLAPAPRPRTSNLLVNKQPVVKEIQPEDSAFSGVVFKVQANMDANHRDRIAFVRMASGKYTPGMKLKVQRTAKELRPTSVVTFLSQRREAVDEAYAGDIIGFTTHGGVQLGDTITDGANLQFTGLPFFAPELFMTVILKNPLRTKQLQTGLDQLGEEGAIQVFKPEIGGPMLLGAVGQLQFEVVQHRLKAEYDCDVRLEGCQYTGARWITADTPAELREFTNAYPQRMSLDAAGTLAYLCTSPYDVRLAQERFPKIHFHPLREHAGLALGTAG, encoded by the coding sequence GTGACCTACGCCAACGAGACCCGGCGCCGCCGGACTTTTGCCATCATTTCCCACCCCGACGCGGGTAAAACCACGCTGACCGAAAAGCTCTTGCTGTTCTCGGGCGCGATCCAGATCGCCGGTTCGGTCAAGGCCCGCAAGGCCTCGCGCCACGCCACGTCCGACTGGATGGAAATCGAAAAGCAGCGCGGCATCTCGGTGGCCTCGTCTGTCATGCAAATGCTCTACCGCGACCACGTCATCAACCTGCTCGACACCCCCGGCCACAAAGACTTCAGCGAAGACACCTACCGCGTGCTGACTGCCGTGGACTCGGCCCTGATGGTGATCGACGCGGCCAACGGTGTGGAAGCGCAAACCCGCCGCCTGATCGAGGTTTGCCGTCAACGCAACACGCCCATCATCACCTTTGTCAACAAGATGGACCGCGAAGTGCGCGACCCGCTCGACATCCTGGACGAAGTTGAACGCGAGTTGGGCATGCCCTGCGTGCCCATGACCTGGCCTATCGGCCAAGGCAAATCGTTTGGCGGCATCGTCAACCTGCGCACAAAGGCCATGACCGTGTTCGACTCCGGCAGCGAACGCCTGCCGCAAGACTTCGAAACCATCTCCCTCACCGAGCAAGCCCAACTGGCCGAGCGCTTTGGCCTGGAATGGCAAACCGCCATGGACAGCATGGAGCTGGCCACCGGCGCATCGCCCGCGTTTGACGAAGCCGCCTTCTTGTCGGGCAAGCAAACCCCCGTGTTCTTCGGCTCCGGCGTGAACAACTTCGGTGTGATGGAAGTGCTCGACGCCCTGGTCGACCTGGCCCCCGCGCCCCGGCCCCGCACCAGCAACCTGCTGGTCAACAAGCAGCCCGTGGTCAAAGAGATCCAGCCCGAAGACAGCGCGTTTTCGGGCGTGGTGTTCAAGGTGCAAGCCAACATGGACGCCAACCACCGCGACCGCATCGCCTTTGTGCGCATGGCGTCTGGCAAATACACCCCCGGCATGAAGCTCAAGGTGCAGCGCACCGCCAAAGAACTGCGCCCCACCAGCGTGGTCACCTTCCTCTCGCAACGGCGCGAAGCGGTGGACGAAGCCTATGCCGGAGACATCATTGGCTTCACCACCCACGGCGGCGTGCAACTGGGCGACACCATCACCGACGGCGCGAATCTGCAATTCACCGGTCTGCCGTTTTTTGCGCCCGAACTCTTCATGACCGTGATCCTGAAAAACCCGCTGCGCACCAAGCAACTGCAAACCGGCCTCGACCAATTGGGCGAAGAAGGCGCGATCCAGGTCTTCAAACCCGAAATCGGCGGCCCCATGCTGCTGGGCGCGGTCGGTCAACTGCAGTTTGAAGTGGTGCAGCACCGCCTCAAAGCCGAATACGACTGCGACGTGCGGCTGGAAGGCTGCCAATACACCGGCGCCCGCTGGATCACCGCCGACACCCCGGCCGAACTGCGCGAGTTCACCAACGCCTACCCACAGCGCATGTCGCTCGACGCGGCTGGCACCTTGGCCTATTTGTGCACCAGCCCCTACGACGTGCGCCTGGCGCAAGAGCGCTTCCCCAAAATCCACTTTCACCCCCTGCGCGAACACGCGGGCCTGGCACTCGGCACAGCAGGCTGA
- a CDS encoding HAD-IIB family hydrolase — protein sequence MRPLSIWQVPSPLIGVFTDIDDTLTTDGAITADALQALADLKTAGLHVVPITGRPAGWSEPFAARWPVDAIVAENGAVGLQHSAAQGLRKLYQQDTATRSANFARMQQVLAHIERKVPGANRSHDSAGRETDIAIDHSEFSQLPAKAMEEVVRHMQTAGMTATVSSIHINGWFGEHNKLSGARWIVRELWGRELDAEIDRWVYVGDSTNDQIMFAHFANSIGVANIRRFEAQLSQPPRYITPGERGAGFAQVVQHLLRPTH from the coding sequence ATGCGTCCCCTCTCCATCTGGCAGGTTCCGAGCCCCCTCATTGGCGTCTTCACCGACATCGACGACACACTCACCACCGACGGGGCCATCACAGCCGATGCCCTGCAGGCACTGGCAGACCTGAAAACGGCGGGCCTGCATGTGGTGCCCATCACCGGGCGGCCTGCGGGCTGGAGCGAGCCCTTTGCGGCCCGTTGGCCGGTAGACGCCATCGTGGCCGAAAACGGTGCGGTTGGCCTGCAGCACTCGGCGGCACAAGGGCTGCGCAAGCTCTACCAGCAAGACACCGCCACGCGCAGCGCCAACTTCGCTCGCATGCAGCAGGTGCTGGCGCACATCGAACGCAAGGTGCCCGGAGCGAACCGCTCACACGACAGCGCCGGCCGCGAAACCGACATCGCCATCGACCACAGCGAATTCAGCCAACTGCCCGCCAAAGCCATGGAAGAAGTCGTGCGCCACATGCAAACCGCAGGCATGACCGCCACCGTCAGCAGCATCCACATCAATGGCTGGTTTGGCGAGCACAACAAACTCAGCGGAGCCCGGTGGATCGTGCGCGAATTGTGGGGGCGCGAGCTCGATGCAGAAATCGACCGCTGGGTCTATGTCGGCGACTCAACCAACGACCAGATCATGTTTGCACACTTTGCCAACAGCATCGGCGTGGCCAACATCCGCCGATTTGAAGCACAACTGAGCCAGCCCCCGCGCTACATCACCCCTGGCGAACGCGGTGCCGGATTTGCCCAAGTCGTGCAACACCTGTTGCGCCCGACCCATTAA
- a CDS encoding Fic family protein, whose amino-acid sequence MTINHPFVDGNKRIAFAAADVFLRINGWRLQRAPMQIHAEMIGMLESRLTSRTWPCGFAVSPHGQSDRHWGQIANVLSAKLPSCGFVVCGR is encoded by the coding sequence TTGACTATCAACCATCCATTTGTGGATGGGAACAAGCGAATTGCTTTTGCTGCTGCAGATGTGTTCCTGCGCATCAATGGCTGGCGGTTGCAGCGTGCGCCGATGCAGATTCACGCTGAGATGATCGGGATGCTCGAGTCTCGTTTGACATCGCGCACTTGGCCCTGTGGCTTCGCAGTTTCGCCGCACGGGCAATCTGATCGTCATTGGGGTCAGATCGCCAATGTTTTGTCAGCCAAGCTGCCTTCGTGCGGCTTTGTTGTTTGTGGGCGATAA
- a CDS encoding type II toxin-antitoxin system RelE/ParE family toxin, whose protein sequence is MSIKWTRAALASVDEIAGFIAQDNPTRATSFVLELQAAVTQLQAHPGMGRAGRVPGTRELVLHKNYIAIYRMRGEYVEILRLNHAARNR, encoded by the coding sequence ATGTCGATCAAGTGGACCCGGGCAGCGCTCGCGTCTGTGGATGAAATCGCTGGCTTCATTGCTCAAGACAACCCGACCCGTGCCACCAGCTTTGTGCTGGAGTTGCAAGCCGCAGTGACTCAGCTACAGGCCCATCCTGGCATGGGCCGCGCTGGCCGCGTGCCCGGTACGCGTGAGCTGGTCCTGCACAAAAACTACATCGCCATTTACCGAATGCGTGGCGAATATGTTGAAATTTTGAGATTGAATCACGCAGCCCGAAATCGATAA
- a CDS encoding GDP-mannose 4,6-dehydratase, translating into MPNLIPLALQVAAGRRPHLQVFGRDYDTPDGTCVRDYVHVQDLCAAHWLALQSLMGGAGSQQFNLGNGRGFSVQEVIDAVKRVTGRPLALMDQPRRWGDPARLVADPALAQRVLGWQAQFTDLDILIAHAWRWENRKC; encoded by the coding sequence GTGCCCAATTTGATTCCGCTGGCTTTGCAGGTAGCCGCAGGGCGCAGGCCGCACCTGCAGGTGTTTGGGCGCGATTACGACACGCCCGATGGCACTTGCGTGCGCGACTATGTGCATGTGCAAGATTTGTGTGCTGCGCACTGGCTGGCTTTGCAGTCGCTGATGGGCGGCGCTGGCAGCCAGCAGTTCAACTTGGGCAACGGGCGGGGGTTTTCGGTGCAAGAGGTGATTGACGCGGTGAAACGGGTGACGGGTCGGCCCTTGGCGCTGATGGACCAGCCCCGGCGCTGGGGTGATCCGGCCCGGCTGGTGGCAGACCCTGCTCTGGCCCAACGCGTTTTGGGCTGGCAAGCCCAATTCACCGATTTGGACATCCTCATCGCCCACGCTTGGCGCTGGGAAAATCGCAAGTGCTGA
- a CDS encoding type II toxin-antitoxin system HicA family toxin has protein sequence MNAKHRKTLAATFARPTSASIVFADLESLIKSLGGSVMEREGSRIRIELKGEVWRCHRPHPGKEAKRYQVEEARELLQRAGVQP, from the coding sequence ATGAATGCCAAGCACCGAAAAACGCTGGCGGCAACATTTGCCAGACCTACTTCGGCGTCGATCGTATTTGCCGACCTGGAGTCCTTGATCAAGTCCCTGGGGGGCTCTGTCATGGAGCGCGAAGGCTCACGCATACGGATTGAATTGAAAGGCGAAGTGTGGCGATGCCACAGGCCACACCCAGGCAAAGAAGCCAAGCGTTATCAGGTCGAGGAAGCTCGCGAACTATTGCAACGTGCAGGAGTGCAGCCATGA
- a CDS encoding type II toxin-antitoxin system HicB family antitoxin, giving the protein MNTMTYKSYTARVEYDERDNIFVGRILGIRDMISFHGETVTELKAEFELAVNDYLDDCKQQGLQPEKPASGKLLLRVPAEVHGRAIVAAQAAGKSLNQWATEVLQRAAQPSA; this is encoded by the coding sequence ATGAACACCATGACTTATAAAAGTTATACCGCCCGCGTCGAATACGATGAACGTGACAATATTTTCGTTGGCCGAATTCTCGGCATTCGAGACATGATCAGTTTCCATGGCGAAACGGTGACCGAATTGAAGGCCGAGTTTGAACTTGCCGTGAACGACTATCTGGACGATTGCAAGCAGCAGGGCTTGCAGCCTGAAAAGCCGGCTTCTGGCAAGTTGCTGCTTCGTGTCCCAGCAGAGGTCCATGGCCGAGCCATTGTCGCTGCGCAAGCCGCAGGCAAGAGCTTGAACCAATGGGCGACTGAAGTGCTGCAACGTGCAGCACAACCCAGCGCCTGA
- a CDS encoding class I SAM-dependent methyltransferase encodes MTGLSELHWTENGEARSALWRMDAGAVMPKTVVLADDTLTADSAYRLACAGTGLLWRSDFQNARQLLQAMARRMGQPKKTRAKKASTDAAPVPGAAFHAHRLAQSQRNRVLSAILIELDGDYGLALRRAPDVRQACVQAFGPAQGQRSVISLRSLQGAVGAFEWRKNGVKVPAMGEALRIYPHYGVFSPVRGEYVDLVAQAPLPEALKAQSVAFDVGVGTGVLSAVLARRGVAQVVGSDTSARAVACALDNLQRLGLQNQVQVVQSNLFPPGRAALVVCNPPWLPARPVGLLDQAVYDEGSQMLKGFLAGLREHLCEGGEGWLILSDLAEHLGLRTREALLGWIADAGLMVLGRLDAKPVHAKAQDTSDALHAARSAEVTSLWRLGAAA; translated from the coding sequence ATGACGGGGCTGAGCGAGTTGCATTGGACAGAAAACGGCGAGGCGCGGTCGGCTTTGTGGCGCATGGATGCGGGGGCGGTGATGCCCAAGACAGTGGTGCTGGCCGATGACACGCTGACGGCCGATTCGGCTTATCGGCTGGCGTGTGCGGGCACGGGGCTGCTGTGGCGCAGCGATTTTCAAAACGCTCGGCAACTCTTGCAGGCGATGGCCCGGCGCATGGGCCAACCCAAAAAGACCCGCGCCAAAAAAGCCAGCACGGATGCGGCCCCGGTGCCGGGCGCGGCTTTTCATGCACACCGCTTGGCACAGTCGCAGCGCAACCGGGTGCTGAGCGCCATCTTGATCGAGCTCGATGGTGACTATGGGCTGGCCTTGCGCCGTGCGCCCGATGTGCGCCAAGCCTGTGTGCAGGCTTTTGGCCCGGCGCAGGGCCAGCGCTCGGTGATCTCGCTGCGGAGTTTGCAGGGCGCGGTGGGCGCTTTTGAGTGGCGCAAAAACGGCGTGAAAGTGCCCGCCATGGGCGAGGCTCTGCGCATTTACCCGCATTACGGGGTGTTTTCTCCGGTGCGGGGCGAGTATGTGGATTTGGTCGCCCAAGCCCCCTTGCCCGAGGCGCTCAAAGCCCAATCGGTCGCTTTCGATGTGGGGGTGGGCACGGGCGTGTTGTCGGCGGTGCTGGCCCGCCGGGGCGTGGCGCAGGTGGTGGGCAGCGACACATCTGCGCGGGCGGTGGCCTGTGCGCTGGACAACTTGCAGCGCTTGGGCTTGCAAAACCAGGTGCAGGTGGTGCAGTCGAATTTGTTTCCTCCGGGGCGGGCGGCTTTGGTGGTGTGCAACCCGCCGTGGTTGCCCGCGCGGCCCGTGGGTTTGCTGGACCAGGCGGTGTATGACGAGGGCAGCCAGATGCTCAAGGGCTTTTTGGCGGGCCTGCGCGAGCATCTGTGCGAGGGCGGCGAGGGGTGGTTGATTTTGTCGGACTTGGCCGAGCACTTGGGCTTGCGCACCCGCGAGGCATTGCTGGGCTGGATCGCCGATGCGGGGCTGATGGTGCTGGGGCGGCTGGACGCCAAGCCGGTGCACGCCAAGGCTCAAGACACGTCAGATGCCTTGCATGCGGCCCGATCGGCCGAAGTCACCTCGCTGTGGCGGCTGGGCGCAGCAGCCTGA